In Triplophysa dalaica isolate WHDGS20190420 chromosome 19, ASM1584641v1, whole genome shotgun sequence, the sequence TAAAGCattgataataataacaactaataaataacaataactaattaataatattaattatgtgtTGTAATcagttattattaatatgataTTATCATTacttaacaataataaaaacttcaaattattatttttataaatcgaTATTAATTGTTATTATCTCATCATTTGGAGATAAGACCATATCCCAGTACTGTGTAAAGCAGCACACAAGTTCATCCCATCACTAAATTAGACTCACAATCAGTAGATTTAGCAGGTCTGGACTGGCTTCTATGCTGGGCGGAGTGCTTTGAATAAGCGCCAACTCTTCCAGTATGGAGTACAATTGATGAGTCTTGGTGAGGTTGACCTTGCTTTTCTCTGGGTCGACCCAATCAGGCAACGCCACGTGGACGGCAATCAGGTCCTTCAGATGCACCCCGAGAATGGGAAAATGGAATCCGGAGCATTCCGCAAAACGCTGACGGTAGCGACTGTAGTTTCCGGATGAAGTGACCAGCTCCACCAATTCGTCAAACACCTGATTAAACAAAGACCAGATGGTTAGTAAGGAACTTCTAGTTCGCAGTTGCTCACGGGTGCGagaaagtttttaaatatgaggGCCTGAAAACGGAACACTTAAGTATTGATATTTCTGTGCAATCTGGCGAAGGGTGTGAAAACAGCACTCGAGCCATCTGCTGCAGAGCTCTGACTTTAACAGTGTTATCTCCTTTAGCCAGAGTTTAAGTGTCACGCTTATTTGTTTTCCTGCCAGTATTGGAGGTGTGTTTTCAAAGCTGCTCCCTGGCAGTTCTTACCTTCCGTGTCTCACTGCAGACGAGCGCCTGTGTGTCCTTGAGTCTAGAGATGGAGCTGTTGCTAAGTCCACCTACTACTGCCATCAACGTGTTAAAGTTTTGCAGCTGCAGTAGCttctgttcacacacacatatataaacaaTAAGCTTCGgggtttacagtgtactgtAATGCATCGCTCTGATTTAAAAGAGAATCATATTAACCTGGGCCACTTTGATGAAGTCAGCGATGACTGTAGCTCTCTGCTGAGCTGTAGGCTTACTGAGAACCATGATCTGGATCCACTGAGAAACGCTGTTAAAGAGGGTAATGAAACGCTCCAGAATGGGATTATCCACCGTGCAGCCGTGCATCACAAAACTGTGGTAGTCCTGGAACTGAAACCGATTGGGCACTCGCAGTGTGAATCCAGATCACATGACCATGTCATCAATGTATTGAGAGGATTAAAGGACTCACAATAATTTTGCAGAAAGATTTGTATTCCATGTAAGTGAGATGTTCGGCCAGGGTGGAAGCATCCAGGTGATCGAACAGAAGAGAAGTCTTGCGTTTCTTCTGGACGGTTTCGGTCAGCTGTCGTCTCCATTCGTATGATGGGCTGCGGGGACGAAACCAAACACGTTGTTTAGATTGTGGCCTGTGGGTTCCATTTGGATTTTCAAGTAGATGTTTTATAGGGACCATACAGCCAAAGGTTTGTCACTTGCTTCTATTAAAGcatgtaaaaatatacatatacagtgcttaagaaaaaaaattggaCCACCTCCCAAATGTAAGGTTTGTGCCAGAGCTGCTCTAAACTAACAGTATTAGtatcaaaataatgtttatgtttctgtAATGGTAGCCGTTTTTTAATgctaaaatacaattattgttcTCATCCctgatttttcaaaatgactttttcacatgaaatatagaaaaaagtgaagcattttatttttttattcagatgCTGAATTACCGTCATTGCAGTCCTCAatagaaaaataagttttaagaGTTGAATGTTACGATAAATTAATTTCTAAAGGAAGTTAAACGTGCCGGCACAAATTTTAGTGTAGAActtaataaagatatttagtTATTATTGATATCATATTCAGTTTGTTTATTGGCCTAATTAATGGCAAATTAATagttttatctttttaaatcCCAAAAATAATTCCAAAAATACTTGTTGTCTCTTTATTATGACAGGTCGTCTAATGAATTTGCAAAGCACtgtatagaaaaaaacattgctgttgtccttctgaaacctcctATCTCCATATTTCCtgattattcttttttttgccataattcattattattagtcaccctttatgtttgtcactgggttttgcaaacatcTAAACAATATGCAAATTCGGACATACAAGGTTTAAGAAGGACAGCAATGATAAAAAGATCATTTTAAGTTATGGCTAAtaacttgtttatttaaaaaaaaaacataattgcaTTTAATAGTAAACACTGAAAAGAGATCCCACAGCACCACACAAGGGTTAAACTGATGTGACTGAAAAAACATATTCGTGTTCTCTGTCTAACATGCCCAAACACCATCCACATCAATATATGACCATGCTCTTTGATCTCCCTTTATCAAGTATATACAGACTTCATTGCTTCACAGTGTGATCCTCTCTcaaagtatacagtatgtgaataGAAACTGAATGGCATAAAGCGCTCAGTTGCTCGTGCAGCTCATGCATTACGTTCAGTACGTTCTTTAGACCTCCGCATCAAAGGAGCAATGCTTTGGATGAATGCTGCGGCCCCGTGACTCACATGCTGTCTACGTCGATGAGCAGACTACGTCTCACATCTCCATTCTGCTCGAGTCGCTCCTTCAGACCGCGGATCTGCTCAGCCAGCTCGGGGTTCAGGTCAAACTCAGCTGGGAACTCAGATATCCAGTACCtgatagaaagaaagagagagatagcaaAACAGAGAGAGCTGTGACACAGTGAAGTTATGCATAAAATAGGTCTTGGCACGACATCAAGAGAATGAGTTTTTTCTGTGAATAGTCTCGCCTCaaacgttttatttaaattcagaaTACATCTTTGTGATCCGACCCAGCTGTCTTATGACACAAACCATACACATCTACAGGAACAGGAGATATACACTGGGGTGCAAAAGTGTGAGTCTACATTTAAGAAATggatttgaaaatgtataacACAGAAATGTAAAGGTGTACGTATTATTTTGTAGTCATTAGTCATAgaagtattttttgtcatgtACAATCCTAACTCCATTGTGCAAATGgaaattcacaaaacatttttggtatATTTCTATAAATCCCGCTCGGATAACATGAATCATAACCATTTGCCCAGCACATTCAATTAGATTCAATTAAAAGACGGTACAAAATACACATAACTTCTAGTTCCTGAAAACCAAACAAAGGACACTCATGACTCATGCACTACACAGAGTTATGTCcaatccattttttttaatcgtGCAAATAACAAAATCTTCACTGGTGGACCCCGCTGTATTTATACAATTCATCATCACTACTGAACATTTGTTCAAgaaatcagaacaaagaaaaaacgGTGACTAGGTGAACAAATGGGGCTTTAACCTACTTGACAAGGTGACATATCTGAGACTGGCGATTTGCAGAACAATCCGCTTCCTGAGACCTGTAATACTGTCAAGGAAACTGCACTTCATTACTAGCATATGCTATGAGAAGGCTGATGGAAACCGTTTCCGATGTTGTCAGCCCACTCTTTAAATGACAAACCCCACCCATGAATGCAGCCACTAAGTGCTATACGCCTCGCATTAAAGCCAAGCTGTCACCTTGGAAACGTAATgcacaaagacttttatttctcttaaggTGTCTTTGACAGTGATGCCCATTTTAGAAAGTGTTGTGTGAAAGATCTGCTGACATAGGATACATGTTGAAGAGTTTTTTGGCCAGGTCTGTGGAGGACAGGTACCAGGGATGCATGGTGAGAAACATGCGTACGAGTGATTTCTCCTTCAGAACGCCATCATTGTCTGGAAGAGAGACAAGAGCCAGACAGAGACATGCAGGAAGACACAGAGAAGTTTTCTCTTAATTATTATGAGATTATTGAATTTGATTCTTTAGACACATAGGCCAATACCTATActgaataataatgaataatgaaagTCTGAAAACTAAGGCAGGGGGAAGAAAAGGTTATGTAAGCAACAGGTATAGCAAGGGTCTTCAAAAGGGGGTCCGCCATTCATTGACTTGtgtggaaaaatgaaaatgtatttaaccaAATGGTGCGTCTAATCTTGATACAACTTTTGaaaacaaaagtatttaaaaaaaagcttacCTGACAAAATTCTTACCCCAAACAGAAATATTATTACTGTTcacttttattatgtattaagtACGTAGTATTTAGGAATTAAATTGTCCAAAGGGGGAAAAAAATACTCTCCTTTATAGACTTGACgtaaaacatattcatttcatttatttatcatattccaagatgatattattattatattcgTATATTATTAAATGTGAGATTATAGAAATGCAGTTTTCAATACTAAACataagttaaagggatatttcacccaaaaataacaattatgtcatcatttattcacccacctATATACGACTCTtcatgtgaaacacaaaataagatattttgaaaaatgtctcagtggttttgggTCCATACAATGTCGGTTAATAAGAGTAAATGTGGttatttacattcttcaaaatatctttttttgttctgcaaataaaagaaagtcaaaccTCTTCTCTTTTTCGGTGATCTTTACCCACATCAACCAAAGatgtgctgtgtgtaatatttaggagGGTATGACagcaatgcaatataatatacataattatgtcttcagaggtgtataaagaccttacataatgaagtgttatgttttaattcCATAAGCATGTGagatttctatctacatacaaaCATCGCTGGTCTCCTTACATGGcaaattcgtcatgttgtttctaaagtagccctaaacggacaaactgctctacagagcacgctTCCTTAATGCCTTATCTCTtatggcaaagaagcgaaaacctGTGTCAGCCGCCATATTGCTTCAAAGGGGAGGGGGCAACGGTTGAGTGAGCCATTGCAGTAcgcaaaatttcatacactggacctttaaagtgtCTCTCCCACATTAAAATTTGTTACACTAAATTGAAATATACATTGCACAAGAATATGTAAACCATTAATAATAGTTTTCTTGCTTTTGAAATAGATTTAACATATCAAAGTATTTAAAAGACATTAATATGGTAATATatacatgttattttaagcCATGTTAAGAACAGGGGTCCTCTAATCCATCTCACTATCCACCCAAGCCTTTGGCAGGGAAAAAAGGTTTAGGGCCCTGGAGCAAGAGAAATTAAATGAGAAATATTGAAAAGTGTGCAGGGAATAtggaaataaagagagagagaaagagagagagaaagaaagagagagagagattgtgttcAGCTGGCTAATCAGAGTGTTTACATTAGAGAAGATGGAGGCAAATGTGCCGACTGACCAAAGGCTTTGATGCAGGCTTCCACCAGCTCATCCACGCTGGCTGACTGATCCGATGAAACGCCATCCATCCTTCTCCACTCCACTGTTCTCCACAGCCCCTCCTTTGCCCCCTGCCTAATTTTCCACTTCTCTCTTTGATCCCTCTTTTTCTCAGCCTGAAAATGAGACGATGTTACGCACGGCGAAggaaacagaataaataaagcagAGAATGGTTcagagatgtgaggtgtgtcgcTGATTTCTCGTTTCCATCAAACACGCACAAATATCAGCCACGTATTTACTATCATTCAGTGCTAAACAAGAGCAAAAATTCATTGAGCTGTGTAGGTCTTCTTTAAATAAGACTTTCAAAAGGGAACTTACCCGGATAATCTGGCATCGAGGGTGCTCACTGAcactcttttaaaaacaatagagAAGTGAGGATTTGATGAACACTGCTTCTCTACTCATGGAACTCAATGTTCTGGAAACCAAGGGCCTCACCGGGCTGGGGTTCACTCGGAGCGCAGCAGGCTGTTTCCTGTCAGTTGAGAAATTTACTGCAGTTGCATTTCCTGCTCATAACAGAGATGGTTCGACTCATTTTTCACATTCAAAACACTAAGgagtgggagagagaaagaaacaatgagaaaaggcaatttagtttgatttgcagcgggttaaatgcaaaacaattcaGATTCTCGGAATCTCGTTGTTGTTTGTGAAACTGGCAGTAGCCTCAAGGGTGAAGTGAGATATCCGTTTTTGGGTAGGCAAAACAATTTCAGGCTTTATTATCAGAGAATGCTCGAGAATCGTACTTCTTCCTCCTTATTTATATACTGAGTACATAAATACACATAGAGAAGAAGGAACCAGGGCTGGTTGTCACATGTTTTCTTTTACTGATTCTTAacggaagtgcatttttcttttaaaactaaTTCATGGCACATAGTTTATACTCTTAACAACAAAGTTCCACGCTATAAAAGAACAATAGCAAGGCATGTTATCATGCCACAATCTTAAAAGAAATAATGGTGCTTCACCATATGGAAGAACTATTTCtggctgaatggttccataaaaagcctttaaagggatggttcacccatgaatgaaaattctgtcatgaattacatATCAAGTTGTACCAAACTTTTATGAATTTtctgtgtttaacaaaacaaagacatttacacagatttggaacaacttgagtgtgaGTAATTTTCATCTTTAACATCTTCAAAATGCTCTTTGTGTGGAAAAGGTTATTTAGATTatatatgaaacaaaaaaatgtaaagaaccATTGAGTTCCTCTATGCCAAATTGGTTCCTCTATGACATCACTCTGAACAACCTTTTTAAAGAATGCAGATAGAGTAGGTGTAACTCTAAAAGGTTTCAAAGATACAGAAgcacattatatatttttgtcaattttatACAATACAACAATTATAATACATGTTTATTGTTGACCAATGCCTAAATGTATGGCAATATAATGTCAAAACAACATGACCCGCATAAGACACATAAGGTGCTACATAAGACAACACAAGACATACCTTTGACTGAAGATAATcaagtatttttgtcttaaaggtttctgaatatttttcatataactatttaatcaaaatgagtAAGGACTTAAATGATAACTAACCATTCTCCTATCCTAGTTTAACAGTCTGCAGAATAGAATTTACACAATCCATAATGgatttcatttgttgttttccAACATGACTGTGGTCAATGTGAAAGTTAATTGTTGTTTTTGCGCCCCTCTCTGGCCATGTTGAGTCATGGAAATTTGAATTATAGATGAGAAATCAGGCAGGCATGCATTCAATGAAGACAAATGCAAGGGAAAAGGTTTGTTCAAcagatttatataataattacgctcatttttttaaatttaaagaaaaacctGGTAGTGAgagtattttttcattaaaaatgtaggAATGGGTTGCCATTTTAGCTAATGGAAATAATTTGTGCATTGCttcaaaattgtgtttttaatcagTGTTTTAATTTGCTGTTGTGTTCGATTGCTCGAtttgttttcaattgttttaagcataaatatatCTGCATACAGTTCCAGCTGTTGCGCTGTATGCGCGTGCATGCCACTCAAACACCATAACCTTTCCGCCGGGTCATTGCGTCTATTAATGTCAAAGCTGAGCTACTGGAGTTATTACAGTTGTAAGTTCACTCATAAGACgtaaatttaaagaaaaatgtgcacTTACACAGTACAAAAGTATGTTTCATAACCATTAAATGTGCGCGCAGCACCATCTTTTAACAGCCGATTTACACATTAGAATGGTAATTGGCGGAAGGTTGCACGCCACGCCctttgattaatattcatgagtcGAACTTTAAATAAAGGGAGCTGTCAAAACTAAATGGGTGCTGCTGGTTGTGCCGTCTGGTGTTTATATTGTACCTGAACTATCCTCGGAGACGAGCGCGCTGTCACCATGTCCAAACCTCTGTCAGATCACGACAGAAAGAAGCAGATTTCCGTGAAGGGACTCGCCGGTGTGGAGAATGTCGTGGACTTGAAGTCAAACTTTAATCGGCATCTGCATTTCACGCTGGTAAAGGACAGGAATGTATCCACCAAACGGGACTATTACTTTGCTCTCGCAAACACAGTAAGAGATCACTTGGTAGGCAGATGGATCAGAACTCAACAGAGCTATTACGAGAAAGACCCCAAAGTAAGTTCACGCATGCCGAGATTGATGCAAAACCACATCGGTGCATGCTTGCATGACTGCGCAATGTAATAAAAGACGCATTTCGCTACAAAAGGCAAAACGAACTACAAAGCACGTGCACCTGTCGATGCAGCTGCGATAAGTAATCCCACTGTAATGTCATGACATTTCCTTGAGTGTTGAGGATCGGCTTGACCAAAGCAGTGCTGACCTTTCATGAATCTTCCAAGATAAACATCTCTAAACACCCTGCTCTAAAGCACAGCAAAATCCAGCATACTTGCAAAGTGCAAAATTATGAGTCAAATGTGCCGTCTGGCGTCAACTCTTGCATTGATATACACTGCTCAACACTGGGAAGATGAATTAATAATTCAGATGATCAATAGACTGACCTTTATGTTGGAAGCACAATAATGCACAATGCGTTTTACAGTCAGGTGTCTGGAGATCAGGTTGATTATGAAGCATCAatttatcattcatttaaatataaagcatttataaaaggATTTGCAATTCACTTAAACAATTGCATTTTGCAAACAGCAACGCAGGTAgttgttttaacccatggttGGCCAGAACCCCACTGGTGTTTGAGTTGAGtcaaatttgacattttctagATTAATTAAATTTTTAACCACCAGTTGAGTTTGTTCATATTTcacccaaccatgggttaaaaCATTCCAGCATTTTTTAGCATGTACATTTTTAGATCCATTTTTCCATCCAGCACTGAAACAGTGGTATACACCAGTAGAACATTACTGGAAGGATCTTtctcatttacagtaaataataaaatggaaGAAACATTGTAAGGAAAATGTATTGGTGCCTGAGGCATTACAATCTGAGAGTCGTGCCGAAGATGAAACCACTACCCAACATCTCTGACCTTTTCCTCTTCTGCGCTGCATAAAGTCTTTTGGTGGAAGAGGTCTGGGCTGTAAAGGTCACATAGGAAGTCTATACAGGAGAAAGAGGAGATGTGTCATTCAGCCTCATTGGAAATTATTTGAGGGTTATGTAATAACAGTCTTTAAATCGACTGTATATTATGTCATAACTTATAAAACATGATGTTAACATGTGCATGATTTCTTGAAAGAGTTCAATGTTAGTCGAAATGGACCGTACACCCATTGATCAACAAGAGTACATTTTGTTGCTTTATTGTGCAGGTGGCCAATGACAGTAGACCTTGACTTGATCATTTGATCTTAAATGAGGCTCTTGAGTGTTTCCTTGAGAGATTGACTGTTATTTGTCTGAAGCTCTGCCAACAGAGCAGAACTGATGTGAAAATCCAGAATATCCCTTATCAGGGAAAAATGCTGAGAACTGAAAGGGACAGTACAGACTAAactgaaaattgtgtcatttattcaccctctccctcatatcatttcaaacccttATGAATTTCTTCAGAGGAACACAAAAGGTGGAATTCTGAAGAATTGTGCTGTGTCTATTGTGTTTTTCTATATTAAAGTGAGTAAGGACTGAAGCTGTCATTGACTTCTATTAGGGAATTATTATCTTGATGTAAAGTCATCTCAGAAATCTCAGAAAATAGTCAAATATAAAAGTACATTTGTTTCTTGGCTTTTTTTGTCAATCAGAGAAGGGATTTTTTATCACTGAGAGCTATGAAACCTGTATATTGCTTATTTTTTAGCTGTTTATAGACggtaaacaacataaacaaacgttattgcGCATGCTTTTGTGGACCGAACTTTACTTtggtccctgtagattatttctgaaaacaagagaaataaataataagtagGCCTAAATTACATAAAGAaacaagttaaaagtatgtccaGCCAGTAATATTTTGAGTTAGGAGCAGAAGTGTGACTAAACTTAAATCTTTCAAAGTTACACCGGccaatttaacaaaatgttcatttaataaacgtcacatacaataaaattaaaccaattgtttatttaatagaattattgtacaataaaatatgaatatgaaccaaataaaatataactagtCATAGCCAGgacgatcaacaaacacagaccggacgTTAACTTAGGGCCAGGTGTGTGTGTCCAATAAAACCGCCTATAGCCGTTTCTAGACTGATAATCTAACATGTTGACATTTGTTCACATTTTAATCACTAAAATCTCCTTCAGAAAtagttattattaataattattaaagcTGCATCGGTTTAGTGACGGCTATTTACATTTCGTATTTCATATCAGTTTAAGTAAAATGTATGGGTGGGTAATTttacttttagtattttaagatatttactgtatatccaGGTACACCCTTGGGAGGTTTTGAATGCTGCAAAATTACTAGTTTtcacacatgtacacatgtaAAAACGAAATAGCTCATCCCaaaatgtaagtgtttttaTCAGttcctcaccctcatgtcattccaaaacattatgactttctttattctgcagaacacaaaagaagatatttcaaagaacgTGGTAACGAAATTACACTGGACCCCATATACTGTACTTCCATTGTACCCAcaccaaaccactgagacattctcATCCCCTTTCCgttacaaacatatattttacagtacagtttGTTTTCACAAATGTAACTATAAATGTTGGATGACACATTGTTGAGCACCTAAATCAAAGCTTCTGTATTAGCCGCATGAAAGCACAACATTAAACACTCGTTGACCTTTGCCGGCGACCTCACTGTTGGTTATTTTTGCTACAGTCAAAATGCCAGTGTTACATAACACCGGTGACCTTCCCTGCTCCCTGACTACCCTGCTTCAGCCTCTCACACCCcactatctgtctctctcttgcACTTCATACACCAAAGAAGAAAGGCTAAAATGTCAGAGGTTGCAACAGGCATGGCTTCAGATTGCAGCCTGTAAGTTCATCTAGAGTGCATGAAGATATTAAAATAGTCTTTAATGAAGTGTAAAAATAATTCTCAGGCTAAAGGTGGTCTCTGGTCAGCTTGAGTTTTGTAAGTCAAAAGAATCATTTGGATCTTATACACATTATGTACTGTAACCTTTAAAAATGGCGTTTTccgcacagatttttttttaatcgaaAATGAACTAATAGTGATGCAAGTGAAAGACTACATGTATCTCTAGCAAGTAACGGGTCAATCAAAGCATCCCTTAATTGTTCTCGCTTGTCCGTAGCGTGTTTACTACCTCTCCCTGGAGTTCTACATGGGCCGTACCCTGCAGAACACAATGGTGAATCTGGCCCTGGAGAATGCCTGCGATGAGGCCATGTATCAGGTAGGACAACACAATTAAGCCAATGTAATTATTTTGAGAGCAGAGACTCAATACATACTGTGTTCTTCAGCTGGGTCTAGATATGGAGGAGCTGGAGGAGATGGAAGAAGATGCTGGACTGGGAAATGGAGGCCTCGGTCGTCTAGCTGGTGTGTAATCTTATCTTATTGTGCACTCAGGTTTAACAGAGGAACCATCCCTCTCAGTATGGATTTATTGAACCTTGTAGGAGAAAATCGAAAGATTGCAGAACAAGCCTACAAGATACAATCCTGAAACTTTGCTAAACTTTTCACAGAGGAAATAAATCTGTGGCTGCAAATGTTCACCCACCTTTGCTCTCTTACTCTCTTTCAGCTTGCTTCCTGGACTCGATGGCTTCTCTTGGCCTGGCCGCCTACGGTTACGGCATTCGTTATGAGTTCGGTATCTTTAACCAGAAAATCGACAATGGCTGGCAGGTTGAATGACCTTtacctatttaaaaaaagcactcAGAACATCTTAACAAATATGTAACAATGCTAGCAAACCACCATCAGcattattttttgaaaataacattGTGTGGACATATAATGTAACATGTGCAGTAGCGAACCCTCAGCAACCCTGTTGCTTAAATTTAGCTTATTTGAGTCGAGTGATTTGGACTGCGGTCAGTCTTAAATTTAACATATTGTGCATATTTGCTGTAATTCTACATATGAGTGACATTTTATCAGATAAATAGTACATTTGCTACGGTCAGCTCTTGCACGTGCGCAGAGAGCCAAGGCTCAAATGGCCTTTTTTTCCCCCCAATAAATCACACTACAAACCTTACCCTCcaaatactgttttttttttaaataattatcttTGACTTG encodes:
- the rasgrp2 gene encoding RAS guanyl-releasing protein 2; this encodes MDGVSSDQSASVDELVEACIKAFDNDGVLKEKSLVRMFLTMHPWYLSSTDLAKKLFNMSQEADCSANRQSQICHLVKYWISEFPAEFDLNPELAEQIRGLKERLEQNGDVRRSLLIDVDSIPSYEWRRQLTETVQKKRKTSLLFDHLDASTLAEHLTYMEYKSFCKIIFQDYHSFVMHGCTVDNPILERFITLFNSVSQWIQIMVLSKPTAQQRATVIADFIKVAQKLLQLQNFNTLMAVVGGLSNSSISRLKDTQALVCSETRKVFDELVELVTSSGNYSRYRQRFAECSGFHFPILGVHLKDLIAVHVALPDWVDPEKSKVNLTKTHQLYSILEELALIQSTPPSIEASPDLLNLLIVSLDQYHSEDEIYQLSLQREPRSPKRPSSSSASQSPLIEQWASSVKPKADPAIISKHIEKMVESVFQNFDTDGDGYISQGEFEIIRSNFPYLGKFDELDQNQDFKISREEMIEYFSKATSLQNCKMGFVHTFTQASSVKPSFCRHCSRLIWGFYKQRYKCKVCGVSCHKDCQSRLAIECRKRTQSVSCDNAASFKATRSLSFPPPTSTQTIEECPVITDGSQEKEDEVFDVHL